Genomic window (Argopecten irradians isolate NY chromosome 13, Ai_NY, whole genome shotgun sequence):
AAGAAGAGGAAGAACATTGAAGAGAGGTATCATCTGCAAAAAGACGCGACGCGGAGTCAAAAACATCtgcaatatcatttatgtatatcaaaaataatagaGGGCCTAGGATGGAACCTTGTGGAACCCCAGCATCAATATTTCCCAACCTTGAAAAGGTATCATTAACACTTACCTTTTGCTTTCTTTGACTTAGGTAATCCTTTAACCAAACTAATAATTCGCCTCCAATTCCATAGGactttaattttacatataacCCAGAATGCCACACCCTGTCAAAAGCCTTTGAAATGTCACAaaagataatacatgtacatgtatgttttcttTCTTCGAGGGATAAACAAATGTTATGGTACATTTCGATTAATTGATAAACAGTGGAATGTCCTGGGAGGAAACCAGATtggtatttataaaataatgaattttccatgaaataattaaatatatgtttaaaaataacaCGTTCAAAAACTTTACCAACAGTGGACAAAAGAGATATTGGACGATAATTTGTTACGGAATGTCTATCACCTTTTTTAAATAAAGGCATAACAATTGCCATTTTCCAAAGTTTCGGATAAATGCCAGATGACAAAGACATATTGAAAAGTATCTCGAGTGGTTTACTAATAGTATTACAAACATGTTTTAACATATGATGACTGATACCATCATGACCCGAGGCCTTGCCGAGCTTTAATATTTGCAGTACATCTTTGATTTCAGAGTGATTTAACTGTATAgaatttaaacttttatttgttttcagtgTAATATTTGGGATCTGAGCGTCTTGTTCATTTATACGAGTAATGCTGCAAAAGTACTCatttaataaatttgatttaTCATCATCACTCGTAACTATATTATCCGTAACAGGATCTGCAAGAGTTGGTATAATTTGTGAAGTTCCATTAGAGTTAAGTAAACGTTTGATTAACTTCCAATAAGCTTTTGGGTCAGaagtaaaacatttatcaattataccatgcacattttcataaaagtttaaacgacaatactttttcatattgtttactttgtttCGTTGTCTTTTAAAATTGAGAATATCCTGAAAACGCTTAGATTTTCTAGCTATTTTATGTAACCTGTCCCGGATTCTTAGATTTGTTCTGAGCTCAGAAGTCATCCAGGGTTTATCGGACGGCCTAATTGTAACTTCTTTAGAGGGTATACACTctttaatgaaatttaaaaatacattagtAAAAGTTTCACTCGCATTGTCTACTGACCCACTACCAAGCAAAGATTCCCGCCAGTCGTATTGCGATATAAGATTATTTAACTTGATATAATCGGCTCTTTTATAAAACCAAATTTTTCTCTTATAAACAGATTTAAAAGCGCATGGCAAAGTTACACTGACAATACAACCTTCATGATCGCTTATCGATctatcaatatttattacagaAGAATCAATACAAGATATAGACTGACTTAAAAGAATTGGGTCAAGCAAACTTGATCTAGTCTGACCTATCCGTGTAGGTTCATTGATTACATTTGTTAAACTGAAAGTACTCATAATATCCAAAAGAATATGGTTTGGTGCAACATTGAGCAAATCAACATTAACATCACCAGTAATAATAATGTTAGGTGAAATATCTAGAGCATTTTCTATAGAGGTTTGTAAATTTTCCCAAAAAGCCGCAGCTGAAACTTCAGATCTATAAACAgtacataaaataaatttggtatGTTGCAAGATAACTCGTATCCAAATAACTTCATCACCCGGGTGTTCAAGATGATCTAGACGGTCAACTTTCAATAGACTATTAACGTAAACAATGACTCCACCCCCGCCCTGTTTCTATCCAGTCTAAATGGTGCATGGAAGCCCGATAAAAGAATATCATCGGTACATACGTTTTCATCAAGATGGCTTTCAGTAAAGCACAAGATGTCATATTCCCCAGCTACATCTTCAATATAATCTAATTTGTTTCGAATACTTCTAACATTCAGATGGAAAACGGAGAGCTCGCCAACGCCAGGGCCAGGATTAGACTCAACGTCCATATGTGTTAATATAAGTAGAATAAGAATAGATAAAAAATCAGTATTAAGAACCAGAGAtagaacaaaattaattaacaaacatATCGAGTTTTTCAAGTAAcgataatttatcaaaattccTGCTGAAAGATGTTCGCGTTTGCGTATATCTATGTCTATACCGGATTTACCATGTAAATCATAtgtgtaaaacaataaaaactttATTACTAAGAAAATGGCAATGTTATCTTTTCGAAGTAATGCTTGCAAACAAGTTAAATAGGCGAAAAATACACTGGAATACAGAGCAGTTTTGAACATTACATAAAAGGAATCTGTCTGGTCATTATCGCTTAAAACATGTAACCTTTTGTATACACAAGAAGAATGCGTTCTTAAGTAAAAAACACCAATGGCACACCTCCAGGTATTAATACAACTACCCATTATGGGGGATAAAAATGGgaaaacatacatatttggAGGTTGCCAGaagtaattttatatttcacagagtacatgtatatgtatttcgaTATCTCATTGTGAAAGTGCGAAAGGGGGGAGACGGACTGACAGGTGATAGATTTAGAGAAAAGTGATAGAAGCAGAGAAGGAAAAATAAGGAAAGatacaaaagaaaacaacagaaaacacattttttgacaGGTTTAGCTAATTAGGAGAACTAGGGTTTAGATCGGCTGTTTCAgaaaatttataataatatgGTAAGTATATGTGTAGCAATagcaaaaaacaataaaatattcaaaaacaaCTTAAACAAAGCAAGAAATAAAGGCAAAACGTTCAAaagatacattatatatgtcatatatttacaaaacaactacaatatgtacatttttttttttttttgatagtCAAATTTTGCTATAAATGCATTTGTGAGTTTAGATGTTCAGAAAATTTATAGTTAAGTCTTTTAAGGTTAAACtcttcacaaaaaaaaaatatatatatatatattctatgcaCTACTTAATATGTTTAGAACTCTTCCAGATAgagaataaaaattaaaaaaagaacaaCATCCCAATGATACTGCAACATACTTTAACTATTCTATACGGAAAAAATATCCTTGAATTACAGGGGTAATTTACTATACGTTGCAGTATACTTTGTTAAAAACTTTTTAGTGAAAATTTACATGATGAAAGGAAGCCCAGTTTTTAAATGGAATATTTCTCAATTTacatacaattttaaaatgcatatatctatacatttaaGAAATTTGTGCCAAGGAGAGCTTTTTATTTCACCAGAAAACTTcctattttgttttgaaacaatGTCATAAATTTGTCACATTCTGAAAGTTGCACATTAAGACCGTGGTTGCCACTCCATAACACTCTATATTTTGgaacatttcaaaaaatgcttttaaaaaacacatattttgatTGGGAACACTTGacatttttacagtatgttTCACTATAGTTTGGTAAATCAAATTTATGAcagtttatatattaaatacatataatttagtGACATTATCGATAAGTGGTTTTTGCCATGAAAAGGGGCTAGTTTTAGAACAATAGAATCCTAAATCACTGAACATAGACAGTTAAACATGAAGATGTTTTGAGACTAGTTTATCTTAGAGAAATTTTGGAGTGTTTATTGACTACCACCGTTAGTCGGAGTTCGGTTGTCGATAATACAACCAAGCGTAATGAGATCCTCGTCATTTCGAACCATAATTCTAGAATTACTGTCCTGGGTTTTCTTGGCGTAGATTTGGCCATCCCTGGTCCAGAACGCATGGATGTTGTTTAGATAGCGGTTTTTGTTTAGAACATTTACAAGGCGTTGGCGGTGTTTCGTCAGGGCCTCAACTACCAGAGTTTTGTCAGGATTTCCTTTTAACTTTGACTTTGCCTCGAAGACCCTTTGGCGATCAGTATAACGGACAAAACGCACAATTGCAGTGACCTTGCGTTCCGTGGAGATAGCGCCCAAAATGTGACAGCGAGAAACTTGGGTGTCATCAATAACAATGTTCAATTTGTCGCGACATACTTTTTGAATAGCCTTTAGAGGGTCAAAAGTATGCGTGTCCTCGAATTCAGTAACAGGTAAGTTGATGAACTTTAAACACGTTCTACGCGAATATTGTTCCTGTTCCTCGTGCGAAATAAATAGCTTCTGTTGCCCGGACTCTAATTTGGCGATTTGTTCTGTAAGCAGCGATATTTTGGAGTTTTGAATCTGAATTTGACGCTGTAAGGAATCTACTTCTTTATTCATACAATGAGTTATTTTGGAGTCAATGACATTTGACACAGATTTTTTAACTTCGGACTGGACAATATCACGAACTGTAGAGTCATTTTCGACAAGATTTTTTACTTTGCTTTCAAACACGGGGTGAAACTGTTGGATTagcattttttttgttttttaatatatcatgcaaacatgcctattcaaactattcacagtatctggcgagggctacatgtacatgtaactctactacagaataaataattatatatctgaggatttacatcggatatatacctggtcagtatcttacagtagctaggccaaggacgtgtccttgaataggcctgttagttttatattggtgttgacacggaaagacgagatgactcctgtctcctggacattaaaacaaatcatttatttcattccatataccgcctgcaaggagacgtcctaggcctatcgctaccccCAATACActtgatcgtggtcttatacatatgtattatgtaacttttcatcgataatttgatccagatatatctgtcttcgacagttatatttagaattatgaatatgtggaaggaacgtatttacaagataaaaacaacccatctcaactgctattgcgggaccgtgaaatgtaatattggtcaccccAGCCCAAGCAAAGGGGtacgcaaattattcattatgtaaactaattcctatgtacgtcatgtccacatgactgaaaattatatattatgtaaatatcggttagcttgtaataataataataataataatagatgAACAAGCACATTCGTGGAATtatcaccaagtttgaagaaaattggtttacatttgttacacttattgcacggaaatgacggaaaatgacatttttagtaattcaaagggccataactacGCTGAATAAGTCCATGGACAGtcatcgaacttggccgagcccttaaggcatttaaccttgtcaacAACTTTGAAGAAAATCTGTACATTTATACAtctgttacagttattgcacgaaAAAAAGCGTTACaaacagacggacggacagacagacggaggGACAgaggacagacagatggacaaacccaaattaatattcaccgtttcggagaaagcggtggataaacacaaacaaaaaagataGCTTCGATGATCGGTGTATTCAATCCTTTATAATACCTGTCTGTGTTTTGACAGATGATGCGATGGCGTTCACCGACGGTCAACAATTCTCTACCTACGACAATGAGAATGACGTGTGGGTAGGTAATTGTGCTGTGGATTATCGCGGCGCCTGGTGGTATGGAGGCTGTAGTCACACCAACCTGAACGGGccgtacgtacaagatactggGGATACTCATCTGTCGATGTATTGGTGGCAACTCTACGTTGACAGAAATGACATACCTATGATGAAATCTAGAATGATGGTGAAGAATCCTGGTGTTTAACTCCGACAACAAACAAATGCacaatttaatatgtattttagtaGTCCTTTTGTAGTGTAAGAAGCCGAGCGAGTCCCTTCTTGTAGGGAGTCGAGCAAGTCTCCTCCTTGAGGGAGTCGAGCGAGTCTCTTTCAGCAGGAAGTCGAGCGAATCACCTTCTGGAAGGAGTCGAGTGAGTCCCCTCTTCTAGGGAGTCGAGTGAGTCACCTCCTAGGGATCACCTCCTAGGGAGTCTATTAAGTCATCTCCTGTAGAGGACCGAGTATCCTCCTGTAACAAGGCGAGTGAGTCACCTTCTGTAAGGAGTCGAGTGAGTCTCCTTCTGTAAGGAGTCGCGCGAGTCCCCTCTTGTAGGGCGTCGGGTGAGTCTCCTCCTTGAGGGAGTCTATTAAGTCATCTGTAGAGGACAGAGTGAGTTTCCTCCTGTAACCAGGCGAGTGAGTCACCTTCTGCAGGGAGTCGATTGAGTCTCTTCCTTGAGGCAGTCTATCTAGTAACGTCCTCTTGGAAGTCTATTGAGTCACATCCTGAAGAGGGTCGAGTGAGTCTCCTCCTGTAGAGGGCCAAGTA
Coding sequences:
- the LOC138306690 gene encoding ryncolin-1-like, which translates into the protein MIHLLTQNGSILRIELMPWNNDTRYAQYSNFSVGDESSKYRLSVSGFSGNVYHDAMAFTDGQQFSTYDNENDVWVGNCAVDYRGAWWYGGCSHTNLNGPYVQDTGDTHLSMYWWQLYVDRNDIPMMKSRMMVKNPGV